The genomic segment tgtttattttattcacaagttgatggacattttgggttatttttaccttttggctattatgcaCATGCTGCTATGAATTTATATacgtatgttttcatttctaatgggTATACACATAGGATCAGAATAGCTGGATCAAGTGGTAACATGACATTAAACTTCTTGAAAAACTACCAGACTGTTTTGCAAAATAGCTACATGACTTTACATCCCTACTAGCATTGTATAAGGGTTGCAATTTCTCTCCATCTCATTAACACGTTATTAACTGTCTTTTTGATTACTGTCATTCTAGTGAAAGAAGTGCTGTcatggttttgatatgcatttccagatgactgatgatgctgagcatcttttcatgtgcttattgatcactggtatatcttctttggagaaatatctgttcagatcacttgcccattttttaattgacttatttgtccttttattactgagtgagttgtaagagttctatAGATATACTCTGGATATGTGTGGAGAGGTTTAGGTCACAGCAAGTTGTAGGAAAGAACACCTAGGGAATATCCTAATCCTGAGAATGTGATAAGAGAAGGATGACAATACAGTGTATGGTAGAGTACAGGCCCAAATAGAGAGCTGATGTTCATCACTCCTTTGGCAAGAGAGAAACCTCCAGCTTGAGATGTTCTATGCAGACAAGCAACACGTGTCAGAAATAAAACAAGTGACTTAAGAAGctccaaactggagttccctggtggctcagcaggttaaggacctggtattgtcactgctgtggtacagattcaatccctggcctgggaacttccacatactgagggtgaggcaaaaaaaaaaaaaacaaaaaacaacaaaacaaaaaacaaaaacaaaaaacagcagcagcagctccaaacAGATTTATTGTGGTATAGACCAGGTGATAACAAACTTCAGTATATTCAAGTAATGTCAGAAGGTAGAACAAGGTAGCAATCCTCACAACCTCCCTAATGCTCCCAACCACTTTTCTGACTTACTCATTCTTCCACCACTTCAAGTCATTAATACCTCTATATTTTTGAGCTCAAATTGCCAcataagaaaattttttctttggaaGAATAAGGTGCCATTCTTCTCCTTCGTGCCATGTGGTTCAAGTCAGAAAGTATAACTTTCTCACAAAGGAATCTTTTAGGAACTTTAGGCTCTAAAGACTGATACTAGGGCCTTTTGCCACACACTAAATCAAGAATCCTGTCTCTAGAAGCTACGTGTGGCTAACCTCTTAGAAATGAGTCATATCATAGAGGAGCTCCCGTTCAGTTTAGAATCTACCTAGACAAGTGTATTAGGTTTAGGATTTAGCGGGTTTTAAAGTCGGTAATAACCTGGCATCAACATGTCATTTCATCACAACCTCTCCATTTTCTAGACATCCAGTCAGGATCTGGCACAGCTATTTATACCCCGTCATCTACTTTCTCTTCCAATTGCCTCTTATCCAGCTGGCAGGAGCTTCCGAGAAACATAATATAGTAAGTGCTGCAATATACTGGCTGCTTGTTGGGGTTGGAGTACACCTGCTCAGGTTTGAGGGAGGCGAAAGGGTTTGCTCCATAGGCTGTGATGTGTGTATCCAGGTCCACCAGGATCTGCAAAGAGGCTGCCAACTCCTGATGGCTATGGGAGACAGATAAGAAAAAGTGCTCTGTTGATTATGACAGAGAGAGGAATTGCTCAGAACTTGATATTTCTGAACTCGTCAATCTCCAAACTTACCGAAGGTTGGACAAGGCACTGGCTATCCCTTTCTCCCAAATGTTTATATTAACTCCCCAATTAACTAGTACAGCACTCTGTTTTAAGGGGATGAGAAAGCTAAGtatgggaaggaagaaaatcctCACCAGAAGGCAGAAGTTGAGCAAGGGGAAGAGAAATGAGCTCATCTACATAAAGAAAGGTGTGAGTAAGTCAGGGAGGTCAAAATAGGAAGATCACAAATACAAAGAGGTCAAAACCTGTAAACAGTAATCATTGTAGGGATCTCATAATCACGAAGTAGCAGGAGAGTGGGCAGCCAAGCCTCCATCAAGTCCGCAGAAGCATGGAAACCTATGGAGGAAAAAATGCAGATGGGAATAGAAAGCAGAAGGACTGCAGTAGACCCTAAGAAATATTCTTCTTTGATTGTGTCTAGCCCTCACCTTGCTCACCTCCAATGCTCACTTACCACCATTACCCACCCCAGGTTCTTCAATGGAAAATTACGAAATCAGATGTAGCACATACAGCTAATGATCAACCAAGGTCTTCATTACATTATGTTTAACCTGAACAAATGAATGGGGTTTCGAAGGTACAAGAGTCAGGGTGGAAAATTCCCAAAAATTGCCCTGGATTCCCCTGACCCAATGACTCTTACCTGGATGGAATGCCACCACCAAATCTGGATGAGGTATCTTTCCAGTCTCTACCTGCTCCTCCCAGAAGTCATGATAGAGGCCCCTGTGGCTACTAAGCTGAATTGTGCCAGGTTCTGGGAGTGAAGCGGAGGGGCTCTGTGAAAAGTCAGCAGCTACATCCACACCCACCATGATTATGTGGAAGCCAAGGTGCCCAGGAAACATGTAGCCAAGCTCATCATAGTCCCCGGGGCGAGTGAGGAATGTCTCTGCATGGGAAGCGCCAATCACATGCACTGTGCTTCCCCCGACCTTCCCAACGTTTATCCCCAAGGCCTGAAGCCCAAAGCCCAGTGTCAAGGGCCGGGACAAGGCATCTGTCAGCAACCGCTTCAAAGAGCCCTGCAGGACATCTGGGTCTGGCCTTGGCCGTCCGACATTGGCCCACAAGGTGGTCATGGCCTGACTACTAAGCACAGCATCCAGTGTGGCATCTAGCTGCAAACATCGCATAGAAAACCAGGTGTCCCAGCCCTGGACAACTTCAGTCGGCTGTGACCAAGGTCCTGAGGGTGGGACAAAATCACCTGCAGGAAAGAAGGAGTAAGAAGTGACTTAAGCCTTCCCTGGCTTCAACGTTCTCTCCCTGGTCATCTCCCAACCTGTCACCAAGAATGCCCCATCTCCCCCATCCCACTCAGTTCCTCATTTTTTCCTCATGACaacatgctttcatttctttctccaagTATGACCAACTATGACTGCTACGTCAGAGTTCCCGATACCACCACTCCACCTGTGACCAGAAGCCATTCCATGAAACGGTCCAC from the Phacochoerus africanus isolate WHEZ1 chromosome 15, ROS_Pafr_v1, whole genome shotgun sequence genome contains:
- the MSS51 gene encoding putative protein MSS51 homolog, mitochondrial; amino-acid sequence: MAPRSRRRRHKKPPSSVAPVVVTPPAIVTPMPLARSKPGPSIDTLGFFSLENNVPGLSHLILQKLNMKSYEEYKLVLDGGTPVSGFGYRCLQEMFQKMEDTFRFCAHCRALPSGLSDSRVLRHCKSCRNVYYCGPECQRSDWPAHRKVCQELRLVAVDRFMEWLLVTGDFVPPSGPWSQPTEVVQGWDTWFSMRCLQLDATLDAVLSSQAMTTLWANVGRPRPDPDVLQGSLKRLLTDALSRPLTLGFGLQALGINVGKVGGSTVHVIGASHAETFLTRPGDYDELGYMFPGHLGFHIIMVGVDVAADFSQSPSASLPEPGTIQLSSHRGLYHDFWEEQVETGKIPHPDLVVAFHPGFHASADLMEAWLPTLLLLRDYEIPTMITVYSHQELAASLQILVDLDTHITAYGANPFASLKPEQVYSNPNKQPVYCSTYYIMFLGSSCQLDKRQLEEKVDDGV